A portion of the Chromobacterium sp. IIBBL 290-4 genome contains these proteins:
- a CDS encoding GNAT family N-acetyltransferase codes for MTAIHFEPAREQDAEALVSLRIEAMRPSLERIGRFDPLRARARFLDGFVPPCARHIVCDGERVGFVVVKEGVGEWLLDHLYIRPDRQGQGIGHAVLQSLFAEADAAGRPLRVGALRGSDSNRFYVRHGFKPVGESEFDIYYLRHPG; via the coding sequence ATGACCGCCATTCATTTTGAGCCCGCCAGGGAGCAAGATGCCGAGGCCTTGGTGAGCTTGAGAATTGAAGCCATGCGCCCCAGCCTGGAGCGCATAGGCCGCTTCGACCCGCTGCGGGCCCGCGCTCGTTTTTTAGACGGCTTTGTTCCGCCCTGCGCCAGGCATATCGTGTGTGATGGCGAGCGCGTCGGCTTCGTGGTGGTGAAAGAGGGAGTGGGCGAGTGGCTGCTCGACCATCTGTATATCCGCCCCGACCGCCAGGGGCAAGGCATCGGGCATGCGGTATTGCAAAGCCTGTTCGCCGAGGCGGATGCGGCCGGGCGGCCGTTGCGGGTGGGCGCGCTGCGCGGCAGCGATTCGAACCGCTTTTATGTCAGACATGGCTTCAAACCCGTGGGGGAGTCCGAATTTGACATTTACTACCTCAGGCATCCAGGCTAG
- a CDS encoding YifB family Mg chelatase-like AAA ATPase, translated as MSLAILYCRALQGMQAPEVTVEVHLANGLPQFTIVGLPETEVKESRDRVRAAIQTSGFEFPARKITVNLAPADLPKDSGRFDLPIAIGILLAAGQVKHEDISQFEFAGELALSGALRPVRGALAMACHCHGAGRAFMLPTASAAEAAVLGSAIIHPVATLAQACACLNGLETMPVCRLAQPAEEAALPLYPDLQDVKGQHLARTALEVAAAGGHSLLLMGPPGTGKSMLASRLPGLLPPLSEREALESAAVQSLGSQGFAAERWMQRPFRNPHHTCSPAALVGGGSDPRPGEISLAHHGVLFLDELPEFDRKVLEVLREPLESGVIHIARAARQATFPARFQLVAAMNPCPCGYYGHPSGRCRCTPDQVGRYRGKISGPLLDRIDLQVEVPALSVEELQSAAPGESSGQVRARVAIARERQLARQGCLNAALQGRQLELQTGCSQEAQAELAAIIHKLGLSARAYHRILRVSRTIADLSGEEQVNRGHVLQAIQLRRVMQAKTC; from the coding sequence ATGTCGCTCGCCATTTTATACTGCCGTGCCCTGCAGGGCATGCAGGCGCCGGAAGTGACCGTAGAAGTGCATCTGGCCAATGGGCTGCCGCAATTCACCATCGTCGGTCTGCCCGAAACCGAGGTCAAGGAAAGCCGCGACCGGGTGCGGGCAGCCATCCAGACCAGCGGCTTCGAATTCCCCGCCCGCAAGATCACCGTCAATCTGGCCCCGGCGGATTTGCCCAAGGATTCCGGCCGTTTCGATCTGCCCATCGCCATCGGCATTTTGCTGGCGGCTGGGCAGGTAAAACATGAAGACATCTCCCAATTCGAATTCGCCGGCGAGCTGGCGCTGAGCGGCGCCTTGCGCCCGGTGCGCGGGGCTTTGGCCATGGCCTGTCATTGCCATGGGGCGGGGCGAGCCTTCATGCTGCCGACGGCCAGCGCGGCGGAGGCCGCGGTGTTGGGGAGCGCGATCATTCATCCCGTGGCGACGCTGGCGCAAGCATGCGCATGCCTGAATGGCTTGGAGACCATGCCGGTCTGCCGTTTGGCGCAGCCCGCAGAGGAGGCGGCGCTGCCCTTGTACCCGGATTTGCAGGATGTCAAAGGCCAGCATCTGGCCAGGACCGCATTGGAGGTCGCGGCAGCCGGCGGCCATAGCCTGCTGTTGATGGGGCCGCCCGGCACCGGCAAGTCGATGCTGGCCTCTCGGCTGCCGGGGCTGTTGCCGCCGTTGTCGGAGCGGGAGGCCCTGGAGAGCGCGGCGGTGCAGTCGCTGGGCAGCCAGGGGTTCGCCGCCGAGCGGTGGATGCAGCGACCCTTTCGCAATCCGCATCACACCTGCTCGCCCGCGGCCTTGGTGGGAGGCGGCAGCGATCCTAGGCCGGGAGAGATCAGCTTGGCCCATCACGGGGTGTTGTTTCTTGACGAACTGCCGGAGTTTGATCGCAAAGTTCTGGAGGTGTTGAGGGAACCTCTGGAGAGCGGCGTGATCCATATCGCTCGCGCGGCCCGTCAGGCCACCTTTCCCGCGCGCTTCCAGTTGGTGGCGGCAATGAATCCCTGTCCCTGCGGCTATTACGGCCATCCCTCCGGACGCTGCCGCTGCACGCCGGATCAGGTGGGGCGCTATCGCGGCAAGATCTCCGGTCCATTGCTGGATCGCATCGATTTGCAGGTGGAGGTGCCGGCTTTGAGCGTGGAGGAGCTGCAATCGGCGGCGCCGGGCGAGAGCAGCGGGCAGGTCAGGGCGAGGGTGGCGATTGCCAGGGAGAGGCAGTTGGCGCGGCAGGGATGCTTGAACGCCGCCTTGCAGGGACGGCAGCTGGAGTTGCAAACGGGCTGCAGCCAGGAGGCTCAGGCCGAGCTGGCGGCCATAATCCATAAGCTTGGCTTGTCGGCGCGGGCGTATCATCGGATACTGCGGGTTTCGCGCACCATTGCCGACTTATCGGGCGAAGAGCAAGTGAATCGGGGGCATGTTCTGCAAGCGATTCAACTGCGCCGCGTCATGCAAGCCAAGACTTGTTAA
- a CDS encoding SPOR domain-containing protein — translation MANRDLKNTPRPARGRSGSSSTSSRSGGGGMMAGIIIGLIVGVAVVLGLAMFLNRSPAPFQSKNERKAETSQAPTEVLAPGTRISEASASTAPAPQAKPAQQQATLDSTDTVSLPPPAPAHPAEAKPKAQAPSQPAKADKNDQRFDFYKILPGQVDAVTSDAKGVKSGEQTASAPAKKVYLQLGAFQNQDDADNLKAKLALLGVEAKIQSVTVPDKGMVHRVRVGPLSRQDEVDRVRAQLKQDGINASVVKAE, via the coding sequence ATGGCTAATCGAGATCTGAAAAACACCCCACGTCCGGCCCGCGGGCGCAGTGGCTCCTCTTCTACTTCGTCGCGCAGCGGCGGCGGCGGGATGATGGCCGGCATCATCATCGGCTTGATCGTCGGCGTCGCCGTGGTGCTGGGGCTGGCGATGTTCCTGAACCGTTCGCCGGCGCCGTTCCAGTCCAAGAACGAACGCAAGGCGGAGACCTCCCAGGCGCCGACCGAAGTGCTGGCGCCGGGCACGCGCATTTCCGAGGCGTCGGCCTCGACCGCGCCGGCCCCGCAGGCTAAGCCCGCGCAGCAGCAGGCGACGCTGGACTCCACCGATACCGTGTCTTTGCCGCCGCCGGCCCCGGCGCATCCTGCTGAGGCCAAGCCCAAAGCTCAGGCCCCGTCGCAGCCGGCCAAGGCGGACAAGAACGACCAACGTTTCGATTTCTATAAAATCCTGCCCGGCCAGGTCGATGCGGTAACTTCCGATGCGAAAGGCGTAAAAAGCGGGGAACAAACCGCCTCGGCGCCTGCCAAAAAGGTTTATCTGCAACTGGGCGCCTTCCAGAACCAGGACGATGCAGACAATCTGAAGGCCAAGTTGGCGCTCTTGGGTGTCGAGGCCAAGATCCAGTCGGTCACCGTGCCTGACAAAGGCATGGTGCATCGCGTGCGCGTTGGTCCGTTGAGCCGGCAAGACGAAGTGGATCGCGTGCGCGCCCAGTTGAAGCAGGATGGCATCAACGCCAGCGTGGTCAAGGCCGAATAA
- a CDS encoding thiol:disulfide interchange protein DsbA/DsbL: protein MKKWLLMMLLAASGMANAAIELGKDYTLLATPQPVADPKKVEVIEFFSYHCIHCYDDDATINAWAKKQAKDVSFRKEQIVWQKGMEGFARMFATFKATGTFDKLHGPAFDAQIKQRANLADPEQFTAWIKQQKGVDSAKLLKTYNSFGINAQVARATQITRDYRIEGTPTVIVDGKYVVVTGKPERMTQVMSELIAKVRSEKKL from the coding sequence ATGAAGAAATGGTTGCTGATGATGTTGCTGGCCGCCAGCGGCATGGCGAACGCCGCGATTGAGCTGGGCAAGGATTACACGCTGCTGGCCACTCCGCAGCCGGTGGCGGATCCGAAGAAGGTGGAAGTGATCGAGTTTTTCTCTTATCACTGCATTCATTGCTACGATGACGATGCCACCATCAACGCCTGGGCCAAGAAGCAGGCCAAGGACGTAAGCTTCCGCAAGGAGCAGATCGTTTGGCAAAAGGGCATGGAGGGCTTCGCCCGCATGTTCGCCACCTTCAAGGCCACCGGCACCTTCGACAAGCTGCATGGCCCGGCATTCGACGCGCAAATCAAGCAGCGCGCCAATCTGGCCGATCCCGAGCAGTTCACCGCCTGGATCAAGCAGCAAAAAGGCGTGGATAGCGCCAAGCTGCTGAAGACTTACAACTCCTTCGGCATCAACGCCCAGGTGGCGCGCGCGACGCAGATCACCCGCGACTACCGCATTGAAGGCACGCCGACCGTTATCGTCGATGGCAAGTACGTGGTTGTGACCGGCAAGCCGGAGCGCATGACGCAAGTGATGTCCGAGTTGATCGCCAAGGTCCGCAGCGAGAAAAAGCTGTAA
- a CDS encoding acyltransferase, with protein MAIYLAILTLVTLFFSNKLWGFLDTPDSDSRQRASSLDGLRGYLALSVMLHHAVIARQWLNTGRWSLPPDWFYAQLGSIAVSVFFMITAYLFWGKLLSRNGRMDWKRLYIGRLYRIAPLYWIAVSCVVFIVFARSGFQINQAPNELMAELVHWYAVGLLVQHDFNGYQNVWILTAGVLWTLKYEWKFYLALMPASLLARPRLHLAASFCLLLIAAICSYSLKSDNWSYCTLFAIGMLTASLQREKLILAIPNNIASTLAALIIIFVINGSKTPYSIMQSLPLGLAFMLIANGASLFGLLSSRPAIRLGHASYGIYLLHGLTLAICFDNLLLRPLIASSNLNFWAATGLAAILVSAIAAILHILVERPMMERGRQPKQRKSQQPQAIANP; from the coding sequence ATGGCTATCTATCTTGCAATCCTCACCCTGGTCACCTTGTTTTTTTCGAACAAGTTATGGGGCTTTCTCGATACGCCAGACTCCGATAGCCGGCAACGTGCCAGTAGCCTGGACGGGCTGCGCGGCTACCTTGCTCTTAGCGTGATGCTGCATCATGCCGTCATTGCACGTCAGTGGCTGAACACTGGGCGCTGGAGCCTGCCGCCCGACTGGTTTTACGCTCAACTGGGCAGCATTGCCGTCAGTGTCTTTTTCATGATTACGGCTTATCTGTTCTGGGGGAAATTGCTAAGCAGAAACGGTAGAATGGATTGGAAACGACTCTACATCGGCCGCCTGTATCGCATCGCGCCGCTCTACTGGATTGCCGTAAGCTGCGTCGTTTTCATCGTTTTCGCGCGCAGCGGATTTCAAATCAACCAAGCGCCCAATGAGCTGATGGCGGAGTTAGTCCACTGGTATGCCGTCGGCTTGCTTGTACAACATGACTTCAACGGCTACCAAAATGTCTGGATCCTGACTGCTGGCGTATTATGGACCCTGAAATATGAATGGAAGTTCTACCTCGCCTTGATGCCTGCATCTCTACTCGCCAGACCTCGTCTGCACTTGGCAGCATCCTTCTGCTTGCTGCTCATCGCCGCCATCTGTTCTTATTCATTGAAATCAGACAACTGGTCATATTGCACGCTCTTCGCCATCGGCATGCTCACCGCCTCGCTGCAACGCGAAAAGCTGATACTCGCTATTCCTAACAACATCGCCTCCACTCTCGCCGCCCTCATCATTATATTTGTAATAAATGGAAGTAAAACACCATATAGCATAATGCAATCACTTCCATTGGGACTTGCCTTCATGCTGATCGCCAACGGCGCCAGCCTATTCGGGCTCCTATCATCCCGTCCCGCCATCCGACTCGGACACGCGAGTTACGGCATCTACCTGCTGCACGGGCTCACACTGGCTATTTGCTTTGACAACTTACTGCTTCGCCCGCTCATCGCCAGCTCCAATTTGAATTTCTGGGCCGCGACCGGTCTCGCCGCCATTCTGGTTTCAGCCATAGCAGCCATCCTACACATTCTGGTCGAACGACCCATGATGGAAAGAGGACGCCAACCGAAGCAACGTAAGTCACAGCAACCACAGGCCATAGCAAACCCGTAA
- the cyoA gene encoding ubiquinol oxidase subunit II, which yields MRNHRPSRLLWGLAPLVALLSGCQGGILDPKGPVAAGQKSLIITATALMLLVVIPVIVMTLMFAWKYRASNKDAAYEPKWSHSTKIELVVWLIPCVIIAFLATLTWKTTHELDPYRPLESAQKPIQVQVVALNWKWLFIYPEQQIASVNELAFPAGTPVSFKITSDAAMNSFFIPQLGGQIYAMAGMQTQLHLLANEPGTYKGFSSNYSGAGFSGMKFNAIATKTPEEFNAWVAKVKASSQKLDAGNYLQLLKPSEKNPVAYYSATTPYLFEAVLHKYMAGRPSLAESDDAIKLAKMTKELCAAITPPVVKE from the coding sequence ATGAGAAACCATAGACCCTCCCGCCTGTTGTGGGGACTGGCTCCGCTCGTCGCGCTGCTCTCGGGATGTCAAGGCGGTATCCTTGACCCCAAGGGCCCCGTGGCCGCCGGACAAAAGTCCCTGATCATCACGGCAACCGCGCTGATGCTGCTGGTGGTCATCCCGGTAATCGTGATGACCCTGATGTTTGCCTGGAAGTACCGGGCTAGCAACAAGGACGCCGCCTACGAGCCGAAATGGTCGCATTCGACCAAGATCGAGCTGGTGGTTTGGCTGATTCCTTGCGTCATCATTGCCTTCCTGGCCACGCTGACCTGGAAGACCACCCACGAGCTGGACCCCTATCGTCCGCTGGAATCGGCGCAGAAGCCCATCCAGGTGCAAGTGGTCGCGCTGAACTGGAAGTGGTTGTTCATCTACCCTGAGCAGCAGATCGCCTCCGTCAACGAACTGGCCTTCCCGGCCGGCACGCCGGTGAGCTTCAAGATCACCTCCGACGCCGCGATGAACTCCTTCTTCATTCCGCAGCTGGGCGGCCAGATCTACGCCATGGCGGGCATGCAGACCCAATTGCATCTGCTGGCCAATGAGCCGGGCACCTACAAGGGTTTCTCGTCCAACTACAGCGGCGCCGGTTTCTCCGGCATGAAGTTCAACGCCATCGCCACCAAGACCCCGGAAGAGTTCAACGCCTGGGTCGCCAAGGTGAAGGCCTCCAGCCAGAAGCTGGATGCCGGCAACTATCTGCAGCTGTTGAAGCCGAGCGAGAAGAACCCGGTGGCTTACTATTCCGCCACCACGCCGTATCTGTTCGAAGCCGTGCTGCATAAGTACATGGCGGGCCGTCCGTCGCTGGCTGAGAGCGACGACGCGATCAAGCTGGCCAAGATGACCAAAGAACTGTGCGCCGCGATCACCCCGCCGGTCGTCAAGGAGTAA
- the cyoB gene encoding cytochrome o ubiquinol oxidase subunit I, whose translation MWLGKLTLDAIPYHEPIIMGALGGAGLMGLMLFALITKFGKWGYLWKEWLTSVDHKKIGVMYIIVAMIMLLRGFADALMMRTQLAVATGGGHGIFPPEHYDQIFTAHGVIMIIFMAMPFMTGLMNIVVPLQIGARDVAFPFLNSLSFWLLVSAVILVNLSLGVGNFARTGWVAYPPLAELGFSPDVGVDYYIWALQLSGLGTTLTAINFLVTVIKMRAPGMKLMEMPIFTWTCTWANVLIATSFPILTGALAMLTLDRYLDFHFFTAEAGGNAMMYLNLFWAWGHPEVYILVLPAFGIFSEVVSTFAGKRLFGHKSMIYASGAISVLGFMVWLHHFFTMGSGANVNAFFGIATMIISIPTGVKLFNWLFTIYKGRLRFETPILWTLGFMVTFSIGGMTGVLLAVPGADYVLHNSLFLIAHFHNTIIGGAVFGYLAGFTFWFPKVFGFKLEPKLGKAAFWFWQIGFMFAFMPLYVLGFMGMTRRLNYTNNPEFEPWLYLALFGALLIAAGIGCQLLQIVVSVIKRNELKDETGDPWNGHTLEWSTSSPAPFYNFAKLPHVHDIDAFTDMKEKGVAYAVPKSYEPIHMPRNTSAGVFIGLFSTVFGFAMIWHIWWLAIVGLVGIIGSMLARAYDNNLDYYVQPDEVEAIERARFEKLGIDVDNYTERDQSKPKKAARPTTTA comes from the coding sequence ATGTGGTTAGGTAAACTGACTCTGGACGCGATCCCGTACCATGAGCCCATCATTATGGGGGCGCTGGGAGGCGCCGGCCTGATGGGGCTGATGCTGTTCGCGCTCATCACCAAGTTCGGCAAGTGGGGCTATCTCTGGAAAGAGTGGCTGACCTCGGTCGATCACAAGAAAATCGGCGTGATGTACATCATCGTCGCCATGATCATGCTGCTGCGCGGCTTCGCCGACGCGCTGATGATGCGTACCCAATTGGCTGTCGCCACCGGCGGCGGGCACGGCATTTTCCCGCCTGAACACTACGATCAGATCTTCACCGCCCACGGCGTGATCATGATCATCTTCATGGCGATGCCGTTCATGACCGGCCTGATGAACATCGTGGTGCCGCTGCAAATCGGCGCGCGCGACGTGGCCTTCCCCTTCCTGAACTCGCTGAGCTTCTGGCTGCTGGTGTCCGCGGTGATCCTGGTCAACCTGTCGCTGGGCGTGGGCAACTTCGCCCGCACCGGCTGGGTGGCTTATCCGCCGCTGGCTGAGCTGGGCTTCAGTCCCGACGTGGGGGTGGATTACTATATCTGGGCCTTGCAGCTATCAGGCCTGGGCACGACGCTGACGGCCATCAACTTCCTGGTGACCGTGATCAAGATGCGCGCGCCTGGCATGAAGCTGATGGAAATGCCGATCTTCACCTGGACCTGCACCTGGGCCAACGTGCTGATCGCGACCTCCTTCCCGATTCTGACCGGCGCGCTGGCTATGCTGACGCTGGACCGCTACCTCGACTTCCACTTCTTCACCGCGGAAGCGGGCGGCAACGCCATGATGTACCTGAACCTGTTCTGGGCCTGGGGCCACCCCGAGGTTTACATTCTGGTTCTGCCGGCCTTCGGCATTTTCTCGGAAGTGGTGTCCACTTTCGCCGGCAAGCGCCTGTTCGGCCACAAGTCCATGATCTACGCCAGCGGCGCCATCTCGGTGCTGGGATTCATGGTTTGGCTGCACCACTTCTTCACGATGGGCTCCGGCGCCAACGTGAACGCCTTCTTCGGCATCGCGACGATGATCATCTCGATCCCGACCGGCGTGAAGCTGTTCAACTGGCTGTTCACCATCTACAAGGGCCGCCTGCGCTTTGAAACCCCGATCCTGTGGACCCTGGGCTTCATGGTGACCTTCTCGATCGGCGGCATGACCGGCGTGCTGCTGGCCGTGCCGGGCGCTGACTACGTGCTGCACAACAGCCTGTTCCTGATCGCCCACTTCCACAACACCATCATCGGCGGCGCCGTGTTCGGCTATCTGGCCGGCTTCACCTTCTGGTTCCCGAAAGTGTTCGGCTTCAAGCTGGAGCCCAAGCTGGGCAAGGCTGCGTTCTGGTTCTGGCAGATCGGCTTCATGTTCGCCTTCATGCCGCTGTACGTGCTGGGCTTCATGGGCATGACCCGTCGCCTGAACTACACCAACAACCCGGAATTTGAACCGTGGCTGTACCTGGCCCTGTTCGGCGCGCTGCTGATCGCCGCCGGCATCGGCTGCCAGCTGCTGCAGATCGTGGTGAGCGTGATCAAGCGCAATGAGCTGAAGGACGAAACCGGCGATCCGTGGAATGGCCATACCCTGGAATGGTCCACTTCTTCCCCGGCCCCGTTCTACAACTTCGCCAAGCTGCCGCACGTGCACGACATCGACGCCTTCACCGACATGAAGGAAAAGGGCGTGGCTTACGCAGTGCCGAAGTCCTACGAACCCATCCACATGCCGCGCAACACCTCGGCTGGCGTATTCATCGGTCTGTTCTCCACCGTGTTCGGTTTCGCGATGATCTGGCACATCTGGTGGCTGGCCATCGTTGGCCTGGTAGGCATCATCGGCAGCATGCTGGCCCGCGCCTACGACAACAACCTGGACTACTACGTGCAGCCGGATGAAGTGGAAGCGATCGAGCGCGCCCGCTTCGAAAAGCTGGGCATCGATGTGGACAACTACACCGAGCGCGATCAGAGCAAGCCGAAAAAGGCCGCTCGTCCGACCACGACCGCGTAA
- the cyoC gene encoding cytochrome o ubiquinol oxidase subunit III: MTTIVKDAHDAHEDHEHHDSSSQTVLGFWFYLMTDCILFATAFAAYAVLFRNVAEGVSGKEIFELPYVLVETAALLLSSITYGFAMIAGQKGNKSAVLGWLAVTFLFGAAFIGLEINEFHHLIAEGHGPQKSAFLSAFFGLVGLHGLHVTAGLIWMGVMMAEVVKTGLTSRAMTRLNCLSLFWHFLDIVWICVFTVVYLKGAM, translated from the coding sequence ATGACGACAATTGTAAAAGATGCGCATGACGCGCATGAGGATCACGAGCACCACGACAGCAGTTCGCAGACTGTCCTGGGCTTCTGGTTCTATCTGATGACCGACTGCATTTTGTTCGCGACCGCGTTCGCGGCCTATGCAGTGCTGTTCCGCAACGTGGCCGAAGGCGTTTCCGGCAAGGAAATCTTCGAACTGCCGTACGTGCTGGTGGAAACCGCGGCGCTGCTGCTGTCGTCCATCACCTATGGCTTCGCGATGATCGCGGGTCAAAAGGGCAACAAGTCGGCCGTTCTCGGCTGGCTGGCTGTCACCTTCTTGTTCGGCGCGGCGTTCATCGGCCTGGAAATCAATGAATTCCACCACCTGATCGCCGAGGGCCACGGCCCGCAGAAGAGCGCCTTCCTGTCGGCCTTCTTCGGCCTGGTGGGCCTGCACGGCCTGCACGTGACCGCCGGCCTGATCTGGATGGGCGTGATGATGGCTGAAGTGGTGAAGACTGGCCTGACCAGCCGCGCCATGACTCGCCTGAACTGCCTGTCGCTGTTCTGGCACTTCCTCGACATCGTGTGGATCTGCGTATTCACCGTCGTCTACCTGAAAGGAGCCATGTGA
- the cyoD gene encoding cytochrome o ubiquinol oxidase subunit IV, producing MSHAHEHASHGSVKSYVIGFVLSVILTAIPFWMVMGGAFTKQATFIGIFALAVVQILVHLKYFLHLDFSKEGKLNSFSFLFTGMVIVLLVGLSIWIIYTADALMMR from the coding sequence ATGAGCCACGCGCATGAGCATGCTAGCCACGGCAGCGTGAAAAGCTATGTGATCGGCTTTGTGCTGTCGGTGATCCTCACCGCCATTCCGTTCTGGATGGTGATGGGCGGCGCCTTCACCAAGCAGGCTACCTTCATCGGCATCTTCGCATTGGCGGTGGTGCAGATCTTGGTGCACTTGAAGTATTTCCTGCACCTGGACTTCAGCAAGGAAGGCAAGCTCAACAGCTTCTCCTTCCTGTTCACCGGCATGGTGATCGTGTTGCTGGTGGGTCTGTCGATCTGGATCATCTACACCGCCGACGCGCTGATGATGCGCTGA
- the cyoE gene encoding heme o synthase encodes MKFKRYLQVTKPGIIFGNLISAAGGFLLAAQGSVDWWLLAATVIGLSLVVASGCAINNCIDQDIDAKMARTQKRVLVTGAMSTKAALAHGVVLGLAGFALLWFGTNPLATGCVLFGFVIYVGVYSLYMKRNSVYGTVVGSLSGAVPPVAGYCAVTGRFDMGAAILLLMFSLWQMPHSYAIAIFRFKDYEAAGIPVLPVVKGISAAKQQIVLYILAFAAATVMLAFGGYAGYGYLAVACATSLWWLKMALTGYKREVDDRAWARQVFFFSIITITALSVMMAVDGKSPAAGGQRVMMASSQY; translated from the coding sequence TTGAAGTTCAAGCGTTATCTTCAGGTCACCAAGCCGGGCATCATCTTCGGCAACCTGATCTCGGCCGCCGGCGGTTTCCTGCTGGCGGCGCAGGGCTCGGTTGACTGGTGGCTGCTCGCGGCCACCGTCATCGGCTTGTCGCTGGTGGTGGCTTCCGGCTGCGCGATCAACAACTGCATCGACCAGGACATCGACGCCAAGATGGCCCGCACCCAGAAACGGGTGCTGGTCACCGGCGCGATGAGCACCAAGGCGGCGCTGGCGCATGGCGTGGTGCTGGGCCTGGCGGGCTTCGCCCTGCTGTGGTTCGGCACCAACCCGCTGGCCACCGGCTGCGTGCTGTTCGGCTTTGTGATCTATGTCGGCGTGTACAGCCTGTATATGAAGCGCAATTCGGTATACGGCACCGTGGTGGGCAGCCTGTCCGGCGCCGTGCCGCCGGTGGCCGGCTACTGCGCCGTCACCGGCCGCTTCGATATGGGCGCGGCCATCCTGCTGCTGATGTTCAGCTTGTGGCAGATGCCGCACTCTTACGCCATCGCCATCTTCCGCTTCAAGGACTACGAAGCGGCGGGCATTCCGGTGTTGCCGGTGGTGAAGGGCATTTCCGCGGCCAAGCAGCAGATCGTGCTCTACATCCTGGCTTTCGCCGCGGCGACGGTGATGCTGGCGTTCGGCGGCTATGCCGGCTACGGCTATCTGGCGGTGGCTTGCGCCACCAGCCTGTGGTGGCTGAAGATGGCGCTGACCGGCTACAAGCGCGAAGTCGATGACCGCGCCTGGGCGCGCCAGGTGTTCTTCTTCTCCATCATCACCATCACCGCCTTGTCGGTGATGATGGCGGTGGACGGCAAGAGCCCGGCAGCCGGCGGACAGCGCGTCATGATGGCCTCCAGCCAGTATTGA